CCCTGCCTAATGCGTCCATTTTTCAAGACATGGCTAACCATTTGCCTTTTATTGCCACTGGCCGCCCACGCCACCAATCGTGAGCAACGTCTTCCGAACGTTAATGGTTACACCCCTAAATCTCATGTTTCTGCCGCTACCAGCAAAAACAAACATGCCGTAAAAACCCCGGTATTGAGCAAGAACAACAGCTCGCTGGTACCACCGATGGCCGCCAAGCAGAGCAGCGAAGTCCTGAGCCGTGCGGTGAATGTGCTCGGCACCCCTTATCGTTGGGGTGGCAGCAGCCCAAGTAAAGGCTTTGATTGCAGCGGCCTGGTGAAATACGCCTTCAACGACGTTGCCGCCGTTGATCTGCCGCGCACCTCCAACGCCATGGCCGCGGGCCACGGCGTGAAAGTCGATCGCAAGGACCTCAAGCCCGGCGACCTGATTTTCTTCAACATCAAGAGCCGCCGGGTGAATCACGTTGCCATCTACCTGGGTAACGACCGTTTCATCCACGCCCCACGGCGTGGCAAGTCGGTGACCATCGACACCCTGAAAAAGCCGTACTGGGAAAAGAACTACGTCGTCGCCAAGCGTGTCCTGCCGAAAGAACCGAACACCATGCGCATCGTTCAGCGCTGAGCTGACACCGCCGTACCGAGGGAGCCTGCTCCCTCGCGCTCCTTCAGAATCCCTCCATCGAACGCGCGTGTTCGCG
This region of Pseudomonas fluorescens genomic DNA includes:
- a CDS encoding C40 family peptidase yields the protein MRPFFKTWLTICLLLPLAAHATNREQRLPNVNGYTPKSHVSAATSKNKHAVKTPVLSKNNSSLVPPMAAKQSSEVLSRAVNVLGTPYRWGGSSPSKGFDCSGLVKYAFNDVAAVDLPRTSNAMAAGHGVKVDRKDLKPGDLIFFNIKSRRVNHVAIYLGNDRFIHAPRRGKSVTIDTLKKPYWEKNYVVAKRVLPKEPNTMRIVQR